From a region of the Nocardioides ginsengisegetis genome:
- a CDS encoding enoyl-CoA hydratase-related protein produces MSEYEQIAYDVADGIATITLARPDALNTYTPQMGRELLSAFDGVDGDDAVRVLVITGAGRVFCAGADVSGGGDRFAYPGDVEHVDPGGVLALRLHALLKPVIVAFNGSAAGIGATLPLAADFRLASKDAQFAFGFTRIGIVPEAASSWFLPNLVGQQQALEWTLTGRRFDTTEALAGGLLRSVHDSADLLPAVYALAREIVDNAAPVAVALTRQMMRRLAAEDTPLPAHQVGSAAMQALGGAADAREGIAAFLGKRPANFPGRVSSDLPDFFPWWGKEPP; encoded by the coding sequence ATGAGCGAGTACGAACAGATCGCCTACGACGTCGCCGACGGGATCGCGACGATCACCCTGGCCCGCCCGGACGCGCTCAACACCTACACCCCACAGATGGGCCGCGAGCTGCTCAGCGCCTTCGACGGCGTGGACGGCGACGACGCGGTGCGAGTGTTGGTCATCACCGGCGCCGGCCGTGTTTTCTGTGCGGGCGCCGACGTGAGCGGCGGGGGCGACCGGTTCGCCTATCCCGGGGACGTCGAGCACGTCGACCCGGGAGGCGTGCTCGCGCTGCGACTGCACGCCCTGCTCAAGCCGGTGATCGTCGCGTTCAACGGCTCCGCGGCTGGCATCGGCGCGACACTTCCGCTGGCCGCGGACTTCCGGTTGGCGTCGAAGGACGCGCAGTTCGCGTTCGGCTTCACCCGCATCGGGATCGTGCCTGAGGCAGCGTCGAGCTGGTTCCTGCCGAACCTGGTCGGCCAGCAGCAGGCCCTCGAGTGGACCCTCACCGGGCGCAGGTTCGACACGACCGAGGCGCTGGCCGGCGGTCTGCTCCGCTCGGTCCACGACAGCGCGGACCTGCTGCCCGCGGTGTACGCCCTGGCGCGCGAGATCGTCGACAACGCCGCGCCGGTCGCGGTGGCGCTGACCCGGCAGATGATGCGGCGGCTCGCCGCGGAGGACACGCCCCTACCGGCGCACCAGGTCGGCTCAGCGGCCATGCAGGCGCTCGGTGGGGCGGCGGACGCGCGCGAGGGCATCGCTGCCTTCCTCGGCAAGCGGCCGGCGAACTTCCCCGGCCGGGTGAGCAGCGACCTGCCGGACTTCTTCCCCTGGTGGGGCAAGGAGCCGCCGTGA
- a CDS encoding amidohydrolase family protein, protein MSVTDCLINVDFADRSHPDWMNSVKDEYFHGGDDFLASSELSALLEEMDEHGVDRAIILTPLFEPSPRALAYCEKYPERFALGAIKLDLLRPMPTLRELDGFRRNHPVAYAQVGPAFWGDGQYPPSDAVYYPFYTKCAEWELPLALATGLPGPPIAGEAQNPIHLDRVCQRFPELKLVMHHGADPWWDVAIRLMIKYPNLRLMTSAWAPKRLPDQLLHFMRTRGKEKVMFASDSPVLSISRCVSEARELDLPDDVRDAWLGGNADSYFGWGS, encoded by the coding sequence GTGAGCGTCACCGACTGCCTGATCAACGTCGACTTCGCGGATCGCAGCCATCCGGACTGGATGAACAGCGTCAAGGACGAGTACTTCCACGGCGGTGACGACTTCCTCGCGAGCTCGGAGCTCAGCGCACTGCTCGAGGAGATGGACGAGCACGGCGTCGACCGCGCGATCATCCTGACGCCGCTGTTCGAGCCGTCCCCGCGTGCTCTGGCCTACTGCGAGAAGTACCCGGAGCGGTTCGCCCTCGGCGCCATCAAGCTCGACCTCCTCCGCCCGATGCCGACGCTGCGCGAGCTGGACGGGTTTCGGAGGAACCACCCGGTCGCCTACGCCCAGGTCGGACCGGCCTTCTGGGGAGACGGGCAGTACCCGCCCAGTGACGCGGTCTACTACCCGTTCTACACCAAGTGCGCGGAGTGGGAGCTGCCGCTGGCGCTGGCCACCGGACTTCCTGGCCCGCCGATCGCCGGCGAGGCACAGAACCCGATCCACCTGGACCGGGTCTGCCAGCGGTTCCCGGAGCTCAAGCTGGTGATGCACCACGGCGCCGACCCGTGGTGGGACGTGGCGATCCGGCTGATGATCAAGTATCCGAACCTGCGCCTGATGACGTCAGCCTGGGCGCCCAAGCGGCTGCCCGACCAGCTGCTGCACTTCATGCGCACGCGCGGCAAGGAGAAGGTCATGTTCGCCTCCGACTCCCCCGTGCTCAGCATCAGCCGGTGCGTGAGTGAGGCGCGGGAGCTCGATCTGCCCGACGACGTGCGCGACGCATGGCTTGGCGGGAACGCGGACTCGTACTTCGGATGGGGATCATGA
- a CDS encoding AMP-binding protein encodes MSKHADLASRWGLRRVPTPLADRYLAEGLWDDRTLGEILTTGLAQHPEQVLNVHSKIRPSRGTYAEVELEARRFAAGLATRGIGPGDVVACQLPNWREAVAVVWGATFLGAVIVPIVHYYGRREVDYILERTDVRAFVATARFGRLEFLADAADRPTLKTLDLFAVVGAEDSDLPEGAVHYDDLLAEAPYVGVAAVAPDAPALVAYTSGTTAEPKGVVHSHRTLGAEIRQAATLVSTAQGKLTPAPIGHFGGMLTGAFVPVTQGVPINWLDAWDPDFVLELMLTEQITAGSGATFFLTSLLDHPGLTQAHLDLMRNISLGGAAVPNAVARRATDSGIVLTRNYGSSEHPTITGSRHGDPERGRITTDGRPLAGVEIRIVDDEGNDVPAGVPGEILSRGPDCFVGYTDAALTPKAVDAEGWYGTEDIGVLDANGFLSITDRKKDIIIRGGENISAAEVEEVLAGLQEIAELAIVGAPDEKYGEHVAAFVRLRDPARPLRVEELRAAAAQAGLGRQKWPEDLHLVDDFPRTPSGKIKKRELRDRLRSGGTDVST; translated from the coding sequence ATGAGCAAGCACGCCGACCTCGCTTCCCGCTGGGGGCTGCGCCGAGTACCCACGCCCCTCGCCGATCGCTACCTCGCCGAGGGTCTGTGGGACGACCGCACCCTGGGCGAGATTCTGACGACGGGGCTGGCGCAGCATCCGGAGCAGGTCCTCAACGTGCACTCGAAGATCCGCCCCTCCCGTGGCACCTACGCCGAGGTCGAGCTCGAGGCCCGGAGGTTCGCCGCCGGGCTGGCCACCCGCGGCATCGGACCGGGCGACGTGGTCGCCTGCCAGCTGCCGAACTGGCGCGAAGCCGTCGCGGTGGTGTGGGGAGCGACCTTCCTCGGCGCGGTGATCGTGCCGATCGTGCACTACTACGGTCGCAGGGAGGTCGACTACATCCTCGAGCGCACCGACGTCAGGGCCTTCGTCGCGACCGCACGGTTCGGCCGACTGGAGTTCCTGGCCGATGCGGCGGACCGCCCCACGTTGAAGACGCTGGACCTGTTCGCCGTCGTCGGCGCCGAGGACAGCGACCTTCCGGAGGGAGCCGTCCACTACGACGACCTGCTCGCCGAGGCGCCGTACGTCGGCGTCGCCGCGGTCGCCCCGGACGCTCCCGCCCTGGTCGCCTACACCTCCGGCACCACGGCGGAGCCCAAGGGCGTCGTGCACTCGCACCGGACGCTGGGCGCGGAGATCCGGCAGGCAGCGACACTGGTCTCGACCGCGCAGGGAAAGCTGACACCGGCCCCCATCGGTCACTTCGGCGGCATGCTCACAGGAGCCTTCGTGCCCGTCACGCAGGGGGTCCCGATCAACTGGCTGGATGCCTGGGACCCGGACTTCGTGCTGGAGTTGATGCTCACCGAGCAGATCACCGCCGGGTCCGGCGCAACGTTCTTCCTGACCAGCCTGCTCGACCACCCAGGTCTGACCCAGGCCCACCTGGACCTGATGCGCAACATCAGCCTGGGCGGCGCGGCCGTCCCGAACGCTGTCGCCCGGCGAGCGACCGACAGCGGGATCGTCCTGACCCGGAACTATGGCTCCAGCGAACACCCCACGATCACCGGCAGCAGGCACGGCGACCCGGAACGCGGTCGGATCACCACCGACGGGCGGCCGTTGGCCGGCGTGGAGATCCGGATCGTCGATGACGAGGGCAACGACGTGCCGGCCGGCGTGCCGGGCGAGATCCTCAGCCGCGGCCCGGACTGCTTCGTCGGCTACACCGACGCGGCGCTGACCCCGAAGGCGGTCGACGCCGAGGGCTGGTACGGCACCGAGGACATCGGCGTCCTCGACGCGAACGGGTTCCTCAGCATCACCGACCGCAAGAAGGACATCATCATCCGGGGCGGCGAGAACATCAGCGCCGCCGAGGTCGAGGAGGTCCTCGCCGGACTGCAGGAGATCGCCGAGCTCGCGATCGTCGGAGCCCCCGACGAGAAGTACGGCGAGCACGTGGCCGCCTTCGTCCGGCTCCGCGACCCTGCTCGGCCGTTGCGGGTCGAGGAGCTCCGCGCCGCCGCCGCCCAGGCGGGCCTCGGTCGGCAGAAGTGGCCCGAGGACCTGCACCTGGTCGACGACTTCCCGCGGACGCCGTCGGGGAAGATCAAGAAAAGGGAGCTTCGGGACCGGCTGCGCAGTGGAGGTACCGATGTCAGCACGTGA
- a CDS encoding SDR family oxidoreductase: MRVVVVGASSGLGRCIGVGLAKRGARVALLARRLDRLERAVEEAGDGAVALACDVTDEESVAAAVEKAAVALGGIDGVVYSTALMTVGALRDVGANRWADAFATNVTGAARVTAQTLPYLEKSRGTAIYLSSISASLTPPWSLIGSYVATKAALDKMVEAWRWEHPDVGFTRIAVGECAGGPGESGTQFGSQEDQAVLTAGIHDWIRRGYMTGDLVDPDDLVHAVDAVLRLGPSSSIPHLALTPRSAPRTTEGSS, from the coding sequence ATGCGTGTTGTAGTCGTGGGAGCCTCGAGCGGCCTGGGCCGCTGCATCGGTGTCGGTCTGGCAAAGCGCGGCGCGCGGGTGGCGTTGCTCGCGCGTCGTCTGGACCGGCTCGAGCGCGCGGTCGAGGAGGCCGGCGACGGCGCGGTGGCGCTTGCCTGCGACGTGACCGACGAGGAGTCGGTGGCGGCGGCCGTCGAGAAGGCGGCGGTAGCCCTGGGCGGCATCGACGGTGTCGTCTACTCCACGGCACTGATGACCGTCGGGGCGCTGCGCGACGTGGGGGCGAACCGGTGGGCGGATGCCTTTGCGACCAACGTGACCGGCGCGGCGCGGGTGACCGCGCAGACCCTCCCGTACCTCGAGAAGTCCCGCGGCACGGCGATCTACCTCTCCTCGATCTCTGCCTCGCTCACGCCGCCGTGGTCGCTGATCGGCTCCTACGTCGCCACCAAGGCCGCGCTCGACAAGATGGTCGAAGCGTGGCGTTGGGAGCACCCGGACGTCGGCTTCACCCGGATCGCGGTCGGCGAGTGCGCCGGCGGGCCCGGCGAGTCCGGCACCCAGTTCGGCAGCCAGGAGGACCAGGCCGTCCTCACCGCCGGCATCCACGACTGGATCCGCCGCGGCTACATGACAGGTGACCTGGTCGATCCGGACGATCTCGTGCACGCCGTCGACGCCGTACTGAGGCTCGGTCCGAGCAGCTCAATCCCCCACCTCGCGCTGACCCCACGATCGGCTCCGCGCACAACAGAAGGAAGCAGCTGA
- a CDS encoding NAD-dependent epimerase/dehydratase family protein: MTGTKLVMGANGFLGSHVTRKLVERGDQVRVWLRRTSSNVNIADLEVEPRFGNLDDIDALRAAMIGVDTVFYCIVDTRAWLRDSTPLFATNVEALRGVLDVAVEVGVPKFVFCSTVGTIGIVEQGLADEETPHTWTHLGGPYIETRVQAENLVLEAARDRALPAVVLNVGTTYGPRDHGPTPHGKMVMMASRGKMAGYVRGASMEVVGIEDAAEAFLMAEQKGKVGERYIISERYLTIQDLLAIAADEGGVTPPRLGLSLPLMRVIGAIGGAASRVVGRDSVITPTSVRLMHIQSALDHGKASRELGWEPGPTPDAIRAGVRWFNEPR; encoded by the coding sequence ATGACCGGGACCAAGCTCGTGATGGGGGCCAACGGCTTTCTCGGCTCACACGTCACCCGCAAGCTCGTCGAGCGGGGCGATCAGGTCCGGGTGTGGCTGCGTCGCACGAGTTCGAACGTCAACATCGCGGACCTCGAGGTCGAGCCACGCTTCGGCAACCTCGACGACATCGACGCGCTGCGGGCCGCGATGATCGGCGTGGACACGGTCTTCTACTGCATCGTCGACACCCGTGCCTGGCTGCGGGACTCCACGCCGCTGTTCGCGACCAACGTCGAGGCGCTGCGCGGAGTGCTCGACGTCGCCGTCGAGGTCGGGGTACCGAAGTTCGTCTTCTGCAGCACGGTCGGCACCATCGGCATCGTCGAGCAGGGTCTGGCGGACGAGGAGACCCCTCACACCTGGACGCACCTCGGTGGTCCCTACATCGAGACTCGGGTCCAGGCGGAGAACCTGGTGCTGGAGGCGGCACGCGATCGCGCCCTCCCCGCCGTGGTGCTCAACGTCGGGACCACGTACGGTCCACGCGACCATGGCCCGACGCCTCACGGGAAGATGGTCATGATGGCCTCGCGCGGCAAGATGGCCGGCTATGTCAGGGGAGCGTCGATGGAGGTCGTCGGCATCGAGGACGCTGCGGAGGCCTTCCTGATGGCCGAGCAGAAGGGCAAGGTCGGCGAGCGCTACATCATCTCGGAGCGCTACCTGACGATTCAGGACCTGCTCGCGATCGCGGCCGACGAAGGGGGTGTGACCCCGCCCCGCTTAGGTCTCTCGCTCCCGCTGATGCGGGTGATCGGTGCCATCGGCGGAGCCGCCTCGCGGGTGGTTGGCAGGGACTCGGTGATCACTCCGACCAGCGTCCGGCTGATGCACATCCAGTCCGCGCTCGACCACGGCAAGGCGAGCCGAGAGCTCGGCTGGGAGCCGGGCCCGACGCCGGACGCGATCCGGGCCGGCGTGCGCTGGTTCAACGAGCCTCGCTGA
- a CDS encoding SDR family oxidoreductase, which produces MEDVLGYAGKQVVVTGAASGMGAATARILTELGARVTALDIKPTEVAVERSIEVDLRDPDSIDAAAAAIDGPVDGLFSCAGLPGPPFSELDTMLVNFVGARHLAERLVPLMPPGSAITCISSSAARGWEKQVPLLTELITTDSFEAAVEWLLANEEKWNWSGYLFSKWTTDAWVSWWYADLAADGIRINCINPGPTDTAMMPAFQDFATKEVVDTSMGPVGRYATADEQAWPVVMLGSPRSGYVAGTVLWTDGGWNGAMNVKRRAAEWAQRPATVNG; this is translated from the coding sequence ATGGAAGACGTGCTCGGCTACGCAGGGAAGCAGGTCGTCGTCACCGGCGCCGCATCGGGGATGGGTGCCGCCACCGCGCGGATCCTGACCGAGCTCGGCGCTCGAGTGACCGCGCTGGACATCAAGCCGACCGAGGTGGCGGTGGAGCGGTCGATCGAGGTCGACCTGCGCGACCCCGACTCCATCGACGCAGCCGCGGCGGCCATCGACGGACCCGTCGACGGGCTGTTCAGCTGCGCCGGTCTGCCCGGTCCGCCGTTCAGTGAGCTGGACACGATGCTGGTCAACTTCGTCGGGGCCCGGCACCTGGCCGAACGGCTCGTGCCCTTGATGCCGCCCGGTTCGGCGATCACGTGCATCTCCTCCTCGGCCGCGCGCGGCTGGGAGAAGCAGGTCCCGTTGCTCACCGAGCTGATCACGACTGACAGCTTCGAGGCTGCGGTCGAGTGGCTCCTGGCCAACGAGGAGAAGTGGAACTGGAGCGGGTACCTCTTCTCCAAGTGGACCACCGACGCCTGGGTCTCCTGGTGGTACGCCGACCTGGCCGCGGACGGGATCCGGATCAACTGCATCAACCCCGGTCCGACCGACACCGCGATGATGCCGGCCTTCCAGGACTTCGCCACCAAGGAGGTCGTGGACACCTCGATGGGTCCGGTCGGCCGGTACGCGACCGCGGACGAACAGGCCTGGCCGGTGGTGATGCTGGGCAGTCCGCGGTCGGGCTACGTGGCAGGCACCGTCCTGTGGACCGACGGCGGCTGGAACGGCGCGATGAACGTCAAGCGCCGGGCCGCGGAATGGGCGCAGAGGCCCGCGACCGTCAATGGCTGA
- a CDS encoding amidohydrolase family protein, with protein MTTPLSFPVFDADNHMYETQDALTKFLPKEHQDAIAIVEVNRRKKLLINGQISNMIPNPTFEKVAAPGSAEAYFQGNNPDMLSFREFIGDAIPSPPSFRDPAPRLELMNELGLDYATMYPTLASLIEERSASNPQLTHVMIHALNEWMHEHWSFNYEERIFATPVITLPIVEEAIKELHWCLERGMKTFLIRPAPVPGLNGRTRSMALPEFDPFWAEVEKAGVPVTIHASDTGYIKYVDAWEPMDEWDAFKPSPLRNLVMGHRDICDTIAAMICHGLFDRFPNLNVAIIENGSSWVPGLIHDLNRSYGINSGLYNENPVDTFKKHFWIHPFFEENPIELIEAMGADHVLFGSDYPHPEGMAEPLGFKKFLDPLMPESDVQKVMGGNIAGLLGIELEHKIPA; from the coding sequence ATGACGACCCCGCTGAGCTTCCCGGTGTTCGACGCCGACAACCACATGTACGAGACCCAGGACGCGCTGACGAAGTTCCTGCCCAAGGAGCACCAGGACGCGATCGCGATCGTCGAGGTCAACCGGCGCAAGAAGCTGTTGATCAACGGCCAGATCTCGAACATGATCCCGAACCCCACCTTCGAGAAGGTGGCGGCGCCGGGCAGTGCCGAGGCGTACTTCCAGGGCAACAATCCGGACATGCTCTCCTTCCGTGAGTTCATCGGTGACGCGATCCCGTCGCCGCCGTCGTTCCGCGACCCGGCCCCGCGCCTGGAGCTGATGAACGAGCTCGGGCTGGACTACGCGACCATGTACCCGACCCTGGCCAGCCTGATCGAGGAGCGCAGCGCGTCCAACCCGCAGTTGACCCACGTGATGATCCACGCGCTCAACGAGTGGATGCACGAGCACTGGAGCTTCAACTACGAAGAGCGGATCTTCGCCACCCCGGTGATCACGCTCCCGATCGTCGAGGAGGCGATCAAGGAGCTCCACTGGTGCCTCGAGCGCGGGATGAAGACCTTCTTGATCCGGCCGGCTCCGGTCCCCGGTCTCAACGGCCGCACCCGGTCGATGGCGCTGCCGGAGTTCGACCCGTTCTGGGCCGAGGTCGAGAAGGCCGGCGTCCCGGTGACGATCCACGCCTCCGACACCGGCTACATCAAGTACGTCGACGCCTGGGAGCCCATGGACGAGTGGGACGCCTTCAAGCCCAGTCCGTTGCGCAACCTGGTGATGGGTCACCGTGACATCTGCGACACCATCGCGGCGATGATCTGCCACGGCCTCTTCGACAGGTTCCCGAACCTGAACGTCGCGATCATCGAGAACGGCAGCTCCTGGGTTCCGGGACTGATCCACGACCTGAACCGGTCCTACGGCATCAACAGCGGGCTCTACAACGAGAACCCGGTGGACACCTTCAAGAAGCACTTCTGGATCCACCCGTTCTTCGAGGAGAACCCGATCGAGCTGATCGAGGCCATGGGCGCCGACCACGTGCTCTTCGGGTCGGACTATCCGCACCCCGAGGGGATGGCCGAGCCGCTCGGCTTCAAGAAGTTTCTCGACCCCCTCATGCCCGAGTCCGATGTCCAGAAGGTCATGGGCGGCAACATCGCCGGCCTCCTCGGCATCGAGCTGGAGCACAAGATCCCGGCCTGA
- a CDS encoding hotdog domain-containing protein has translation MNSHFLRDLGTAQVLLDKSRAVLTAPVSDLVRNGCGSAALGVLVTLVDIVTSDPAMASCPDDWLATRDLVLHTAAPVTVGPVVVDARLTRVGSSGVVVGTNVYDGNGCDDLDELAATIDRGALVAAATGLVTFARMTRLAAPGMDHYSPGDWIGEVRRTVGDATATSPVYDRLGARVLAAGAVEIDCSPYVVNSIGTVTGGAQAALAELAALSVAPGQEAVDMQLHFLAQVRVGPLRTRSAVVRRAPDHSVVNVRLLDAGDENRLLTLATVTTQA, from the coding sequence GTGAACTCGCACTTCCTCCGTGACCTCGGCACCGCCCAGGTCCTGCTCGACAAGAGCCGCGCCGTCCTGACCGCCCCGGTCAGCGATCTGGTCCGAAACGGCTGCGGCAGCGCTGCGCTCGGCGTCCTGGTAACCCTGGTCGACATCGTCACCTCCGATCCGGCGATGGCGTCGTGCCCGGACGACTGGCTGGCGACTCGCGACCTGGTCCTGCACACCGCAGCACCCGTGACTGTTGGCCCCGTCGTGGTCGACGCACGGTTGACCCGAGTCGGCAGTTCCGGTGTCGTCGTCGGCACCAACGTGTACGACGGCAACGGTTGCGACGACCTGGACGAGCTGGCCGCGACGATCGACCGTGGAGCGCTCGTCGCCGCGGCCACCGGGCTGGTCACCTTCGCCCGGATGACCCGGCTGGCGGCTCCGGGGATGGACCACTACAGCCCCGGTGACTGGATCGGCGAGGTCCGTCGGACCGTCGGTGACGCGACCGCGACCTCCCCCGTCTACGACCGTTTGGGCGCGCGCGTCCTCGCGGCCGGAGCGGTGGAGATCGACTGCTCTCCATACGTGGTCAACTCGATCGGCACCGTCACAGGCGGCGCCCAGGCCGCGCTCGCCGAGCTCGCGGCGCTCTCGGTGGCGCCCGGCCAGGAGGCCGTGGACATGCAGCTGCACTTCCTCGCCCAGGTGCGTGTGGGTCCGCTGCGGACCCGCAGCGCTGTCGTCCGCCGTGCCCCGGACCACAGCGTGGTGAATGTGCGACTGCTCGACGCCGGCGACGAAAACCGCCTCCTCACCCTCGCCACGGTCACGACCCAGGCCTGA
- a CDS encoding class I adenylate-forming enzyme family protein produces MTTDLSGDLIRTTFPNASASEFGRSLIAPGGAFEVVEEDVLGERVAVFKNRAGSVFQMIADATAAFGDHEYLVDDDRRLTYAEHLDAVAALAGLLREDYGVAPGDRVGIHAANSMEWVITFWAALAAGAVPTLMNSFWSDPELRIGLDLTTPAVVLTDSRRAEQLARVAPEIPVVELEGALYARITSTRATLDPVAPKGEDQVALLMFTSGTTGRPKAVAHSHRSVLGTIQCNRFNTLLRMGALPSSPPPAPRALIAPPLFHLSAVYGAVLMFLGAGGTIVLRPGRFDERRTMQAIQDEKVTVWLSVGSAAPRVAAHPERASYDLSSLTSVVVGGAPLSPAIKQELCASFPTAAAAGGLRMGYTSSEGGSIVASIGGPAFAEHPESTGPIQDGLQVSIRDHDGNVLPPGVEGLIHVRSAYTMLEYHGDAAATAGVYGPGRWLCMGDIGRIENGLLYVNSRARDLIFVSAENVYPSEVENRLEEHPEVMETCVAGVDHPVTGQAVKAFVVLAEDSTLTEADLAAHCRGGLPPYKVPTSWDLRTERLPRNPAGKILRNVLVEGS; encoded by the coding sequence ATGACGACCGACCTGAGCGGTGACCTGATCAGAACCACCTTCCCGAACGCGTCCGCATCCGAGTTCGGACGATCGCTGATCGCTCCGGGCGGGGCGTTCGAGGTCGTCGAGGAAGACGTCCTCGGCGAGCGGGTCGCGGTCTTCAAGAACCGCGCCGGCTCGGTCTTCCAGATGATCGCCGACGCGACCGCGGCCTTCGGTGACCACGAGTACCTGGTCGACGACGACCGACGGCTCACCTACGCCGAGCACCTCGACGCCGTCGCCGCACTGGCCGGGCTGTTGCGCGAGGACTACGGCGTCGCGCCCGGTGACCGGGTCGGCATCCACGCCGCCAATTCGATGGAATGGGTGATCACCTTCTGGGCAGCGCTGGCCGCCGGGGCGGTGCCCACGCTGATGAACAGCTTCTGGAGCGACCCCGAGCTCCGGATCGGTCTCGACCTGACCACGCCAGCGGTGGTGCTGACCGACAGCCGTCGGGCCGAGCAGCTCGCCAGGGTCGCTCCCGAGATCCCCGTGGTCGAGCTCGAGGGCGCGCTCTACGCGCGGATCACGAGCACGCGAGCCACCCTCGATCCGGTCGCACCGAAGGGCGAGGACCAGGTCGCCCTGCTGATGTTCACCAGTGGCACCACCGGGCGACCCAAGGCCGTCGCGCACAGCCACCGCTCGGTGCTGGGCACCATCCAGTGCAACCGGTTCAACACGCTGCTCCGGATGGGTGCTCTTCCCTCGTCCCCACCGCCCGCTCCGCGTGCGCTGATCGCGCCTCCGCTCTTCCACCTCTCCGCGGTGTACGGCGCGGTGCTGATGTTCCTCGGCGCCGGCGGCACCATCGTGCTGCGGCCGGGTCGGTTCGACGAGCGCCGCACGATGCAGGCGATCCAGGACGAGAAGGTCACCGTCTGGCTCTCCGTGGGCAGCGCTGCCCCCCGCGTCGCCGCGCATCCGGAGCGGGCGTCGTACGACCTGTCCAGCCTGACCTCCGTCGTGGTCGGCGGTGCACCTCTGAGCCCCGCCATCAAGCAGGAGCTATGCGCCTCGTTCCCGACCGCGGCTGCTGCCGGAGGCCTGAGGATGGGCTACACCAGCAGCGAGGGAGGCAGCATCGTCGCCAGCATCGGCGGCCCGGCGTTCGCCGAGCACCCCGAGTCCACGGGCCCGATCCAGGACGGCCTCCAGGTCTCGATCCGCGACCACGACGGCAACGTGCTCCCGCCCGGCGTCGAGGGTCTGATCCACGTCAGGAGCGCGTACACGATGCTCGAGTACCACGGCGATGCCGCCGCGACGGCCGGGGTCTACGGACCCGGCCGCTGGCTCTGCATGGGCGACATCGGCCGGATCGAGAACGGCTTGCTGTACGTGAACTCCCGGGCCCGCGACCTGATCTTCGTCTCCGCCGAGAACGTCTACCCCTCCGAGGTGGAGAACCGGCTCGAGGAGCATCCGGAGGTGATGGAAACCTGCGTCGCCGGGGTCGACCACCCGGTCACGGGGCAGGCGGTGAAGGCGTTCGTCGTCCTCGCCGAGGACTCGACCCTCACCGAGGCCGACCTCGCGGCGCACTGCCGTGGCGGCCTGCCGCCGTACAAGGTGCCGACGTCGTGGGACCTGCGCACCGAGCGGCTGCCGCGCAACCCGGCCGGCAAGATCCTGCGCAACGTCCTCGTGGAGGGCTCGTGA
- a CDS encoding enoyl-CoA hydratase/isomerase family protein translates to MSVTSVRYEPGRIARIVFDQPGKKNAIDAPGWEVLAKALVDFEADRAARVLVLTGAEGEFCSGADLGGGITGSAESVASKLREVGDIIARLHAMPKPTLAVVPGVAAGVGLSLALCCDVVVAADRARFGAIFARVGLTPDGGASWLLPRLVGAARAKELVLTGRVIDATEADRIGLVNRVVATKDLVTIGDDLAEQLAACSPVVAAESLALLDASWTRTFDEALAAEVDAQQAAVAARPGKDS, encoded by the coding sequence GTGAGTGTTACGTCGGTCCGGTACGAGCCAGGGCGGATCGCCCGAATCGTGTTCGACCAGCCGGGCAAGAAGAACGCGATCGATGCGCCCGGCTGGGAGGTGCTCGCGAAGGCGCTGGTGGACTTCGAAGCCGACCGCGCCGCACGGGTGCTCGTCCTCACCGGAGCGGAGGGCGAGTTCTGCTCCGGCGCCGACCTCGGAGGCGGCATCACGGGATCGGCCGAGTCGGTCGCGAGCAAGCTCCGCGAGGTCGGCGACATCATCGCCCGGCTGCACGCGATGCCGAAGCCGACGCTGGCCGTCGTGCCCGGCGTGGCGGCCGGAGTCGGGCTGAGTCTCGCCCTCTGCTGCGACGTCGTGGTCGCTGCGGACCGGGCGCGCTTCGGCGCGATCTTCGCCCGGGTCGGACTCACCCCGGACGGCGGCGCGAGCTGGCTGCTGCCGCGGCTGGTCGGTGCTGCCCGCGCCAAGGAGCTGGTCCTCACCGGCCGGGTCATCGACGCGACCGAGGCGGACCGGATCGGCCTGGTCAACCGGGTCGTCGCGACCAAGGACCTGGTCACCATCGGTGACGACCTCGCCGAGCAGCTGGCTGCCTGTTCTCCCGTCGTGGCCGCGGAGTCACTCGCCCTTCTCGACGCGTCGTGGACCCGCACCTTCGACGAGGCCCTGGCCGCCGAGGTCGATGCCCAGCAAGCCGCCGTCGCCGCCCGACCCGGGAAGGACTCATGA